TCGATGTCGTAGCGCACGGTGCGGCGGGTGCCGTCGTTGCGGCGCGGGCCGGCCTCGATGGTGATGGCCTGCGCCGGGCAGACCGCCTCGCAGAGCTTGCAGGCGATGCAGCGCTCTTCGCCGTTCGGATAGCGGCGCAGCGCGTGCTCGCCGCGGAAGCGCGGCGAGATCGGGCCCTTCTCGAACGGATAGTTCAGCGTCGGCTTCGGCTGGAAGAAATAGCGCATGGCGAGGAAGAACGCCGAGACGAATTCCGACAGCAGAAGCGAGCGTGCAGTGGCGTTGACGTTGATACCCATGACGGCCCTCACTTCGGCGCGATGCCGGCGAACTGCAGCACGCCGGCCACCACGATCACCATCGCCAGCGACAGCGGCAGGAACACCTTCCAGCCGAGGCGCATCAGTTGATCGTAGCGGTAGCGCGGCACGATCGCCTTTGCCATCGCGAACAGGAAGAACATGAAGAAGACTTTGAGCGAGAACCAGATGATCCCCGGCACCCAGTTGAAGGGCGGCAGGTCCACCGGCGGCAGCCAGCCTCCGAGGAACAGGATCGTCGCCATCGCGCACATCGTGACGATCGCGACGTACTCGCCGAGCATGAACAAGAGATACGGCGTCGAGCCGTACTCAACCATGAAGCCGGCAACGAGCTCGGATTCAGCTTCCACGAGGTCGAACGGCGGGCGGTTGGTCTCCGCCAGCGCAGAGACGTAGAACACCACGAACATCGGGAACAGCGGCCAGACGTACCAGTTCAGGATGGTCAGCTGCGGCAGTCCGATCAGGCTGGCGAGCCCGCGGACATGCTGGGCCTCGACCACGGCCGACAGGTTCAGCGTGCCGGCGCAGAGCAGCACCGTGATGATGACGAAGCCGATCGAGACTTCGTAGGACACCATCTGCGCCGCCGAGCGCAGCGCCGCCAGGAACGGATATTTCGAGTTCGACGACCAGCCGGCCATGATGATGCCGTAGATCGACAGCGACGAGATCGCGAAGATGAAGAGGATGCCGACATTGATGTCGGCGATGACCCAGCCGAGATTGGTCGGGATCACCGCCCAGGCGGCAAGTGCAAGCACGCACGACACCAGCGGCGCCAGCAGGAACACGCCCTTGTTGGCGCCGGCCGGGATGATCGGCTCCTTCAGCACGAACTTCAACAGGTCGGCGAAGGATTGCAGCAGGCCCCAGGGGCCGACCACGTTCGGACCGCGCCGGATCTGCACCGCCGCCCAGATCTTGCGGTCGGCGAGCAGGATGTAGGCG
The sequence above is drawn from the Bradyrhizobium amphicarpaeae genome and encodes:
- the nuoI gene encoding NADH-quinone oxidoreductase subunit NuoI, which produces MGINVNATARSLLLSEFVSAFFLAMRYFFQPKPTLNYPFEKGPISPRFRGEHALRRYPNGEERCIACKLCEAVCPAQAITIEAGPRRNDGTRRTVRYDIDMVKCIYCGLCQEACPVDAIVEGPNFEFATETREELFYDKAKLLANGDRWEREIAKAIELDAPYR
- the nuoH gene encoding NADH-quinone oxidoreductase subunit NuoH, giving the protein MEFFESAFWTGFLWPLIIMIAESVLVLVVLLIAIAYILLADRKIWAAVQIRRGPNVVGPWGLLQSFADLLKFVLKEPIIPAGANKGVFLLAPLVSCVLALAAWAVIPTNLGWVIADINVGILFIFAISSLSIYGIIMAGWSSNSKYPFLAALRSAAQMVSYEVSIGFVIITVLLCAGTLNLSAVVEAQHVRGLASLIGLPQLTILNWYVWPLFPMFVVFYVSALAETNRPPFDLVEAESELVAGFMVEYGSTPYLLFMLGEYVAIVTMCAMATILFLGGWLPPVDLPPFNWVPGIIWFSLKVFFMFFLFAMAKAIVPRYRYDQLMRLGWKVFLPLSLAMVIVVAGVLQFAGIAPK